In the Calonectris borealis unplaced genomic scaffold, bCalBor7.hap1.2 HAP1_SCAFFOLD_260, whole genome shotgun sequence genome, CAGGCGCCGTCAGCGCGCGGACCAGGCCTCGGGAAGCGCCGCTGCTGCCGCGTGCgagtgcggggaggggggggaggggctgtggggccgggtgtggggcggggggaggggcggggggggaatctgtggggctggggggaggggggaggggcggggggggagctgtggggcagcgcgtggggctgggggggatctgtggggctgggggatgggcggggctgtggggctggggggaggggcggggggggggatctgtggggctggggggggtggggggccgtggggcagggtggggggttggggaggatcagtggggcagggggagatggggggcggggggagctgcggggcgggcagatctgtggggcagggggatctgtggggcagggagatctgtggggctgggagatctgtggggcagggggatcccCGGAGGGGGAGGGGAACCCCCGGAGAATcgatgggggtgggggaggggagagggtgatctgtggggctggggaacGTGGGGGGAgagcgccgtggggcagagctcagTTGTGGGGCAGAGCTCAGTTGTGGGGCAGagccccgccgtggggcagagctcagTTGTGGGGCAGAGCTCAGTTGTGGGGCAGAGCcccgctgtggggcagagctcagTTGTGGGGCAGAGCCCCGCCGTGGGTCTGACCCCCGactcccccctccagccccccgccgccgccatgtcgCGTTTCTTCACCACCGGCTCCGACAGCGAATCGGAATCCTCCGTTTCGGGTGACGAATTGGTGACCAAGCCCGTGGGAGGCAACTACAGCAAGTGAGGGGGCGGCTCCGCaggcgccgtggggcagcgccgtggggctgccccacatcgcccctccccctcctttcccaGGCCCATTTTGCTGAGCGAGGACGAGGAGGACACCAAGCGCGTGGTGCGCAGCGCCAAGGACAAACGGTGAGGGctgccccgccgtggggcagccatggggcagccgtggggtggAGCCGTGGGgcggagccgtggggcagccgtggggcagccgtggggcagagccatggggcagccgtggggcggaGCCGTGGGGCGGAGCTGTGGGGcggagccgtggggcagagctgtggggcagccgtggggcggaGCTCTGGGGtggagctgtggggcagccgtggggtggAGCTGTGGGGcggagctgtggggcagagccgtggggcagccgtggggtggAGCTGTGGGGCGGAGCTCTGGGGcggagctgtggggcagccgtggggcggaGCCGTGGGGtggagctgtggggcagccgtggggcagacGTAGGGAGCAGCTGTGGCGCAGAGTTATTTGGTAGAGCTATGGGGTAGCCGTGGGGCAGCACCGTGGCacagagctatggggcagagctctggggcagccGTAGGGCAGCGCTGTGGGGCAGCACCGTGGGGCAGTGCCATGGGGCAGTGCTGTGGCgcagagctctggggcagccGTAGGGCAGTGCCATggggcagagctatggggcagagccatggggcagcgccgtggggcagcactGTGGGGCAGAGCcatggggcagcgccgtggggcagcactGTGGGGCAGCGCTGTGGGGCAGAACTATGGGGCAGAGCCACGTgacagcgccgtggggcagcaccATGGGGCAGAGCTATGaggcagagctatggggcagccGTAGGGCAGCGCTATGGGGCAGAGCTATTTACCAGAGCTATAGGGCAGAGTCACatggcagcgccgtggggcagagctatggggtagggctatggggcagggctatggggcagccgTAGGGCAGCGCcatggggcagagctctggggcagagccacgtgccagcgccgtggggcagagctatgcggcagagctatggggcagagctctggggcagggTTATGGGGCAGAGGCACGTGGCAGCGCCGTGGGGTAGAGCTCTGGGGCATCCttagggcagcgccgtggggcagagctctggggcagccGTAGGGCAGTGCCGTGGGGCAGCACCGTGGGGTACAGCtatggggcagagctctggggcagagccatgtggcagcgccgtggggcagcgccatgggcagagctatggggcagagctatgaggcagagctatggggcagccgtagggcagcgccgtggggcaaagctatggggcagagctatgaggcagagctatggggcagccgtggggcagcgccgtggggcagagttATGGGGCAGGGTTATGGGGCAGCCATAGGGCagtgccgtggggcagcgccgtgggcagagctctggggcagagccatgtggcagcgccgtggggcagcgctgtggggcagagctctggggcatccttagggcagcgccgtggggcagtgccgtggggcagagctctggggcagagctctggggcagagcCATGTGGCAGCGCcatggggcagcgccgtggggcagcgccgtggggcagagctctggggcagagctctggggcagagccacgtggcagcgccgtggggcagagccatgtggcagcgccgtggggcagcgccgtggggcagagttatggggcagggctatggggcagggctatggggcagccaTAGGGCagtgccgtggggcagcgccgtggggcagagctatggggcagagctctggggcatccTTAGCGCAGTGCCATGGGGCATCCttagggcagcgccgtggggcagagctctggggcatccttagggcagcgccgtggggcagagctctggggcagagcCACGTGGCAGCACCATGGGGCAGAGCCACgtggcagcgccgtggggcagcgctgtggggcagcgccgtggggcagagctctggggcatccttagggcagcgccgtggggcagcgccatGGGGCCGAGCTCTGGGGCAGAGCCACGTgacagcgccgtggggcagcgctgtggggcagcgccatggggcagagctctggggcatccttagggcagcgccgtggggcagcgccgtggggcagcgccgtggggcagcgccgtggggcagagctctaGGGCATCCttagggcagcgccgtggggcagcgccgtggggcagcgccgtgacccccccccccctccccccagcttcGAGGAGCTGACCAACCTGATCAGAACCATCCGCAACGCCATGAAGATCCGGGACGTCACCAAGTGCCTGGAGGAGTTCGAGCTCCTGGGCAAGGCCTACGCCAAGGCCCGCAGCATCGTGGACAAGGAGGGCGTCCCCCGCTTCTACGTCCGCATCTTGGCCGACCTGGAGGATTACCTTAATGAGGtgaaggggcggggccagggcggggcggggcggggggcgggagggggggcggggttAAGGGCTTTTGGCTCCGCCCGCAGCTGTGGGAGGacaaggaggggaagaagaagatgAACAAGAACAACGCCAAGGCCCTGAGCACCCTGCGCCAGAAGATCCGCAAGTACAACCGGGACTACGAGAGCCACATCGCCAGCTACaagcaggtgggggggggggcggggcttggggggtggggtggggctgggggggtggggttggggggtgggtggggcttggggggtggcttgggggggtggggcttggagggggtggggtttgggggtggggcttggggggtggggttgggggtttggggggtgggggtgggggggtgggggttggggggtgggtggggcttggggggtgggttgggggggtggggcttggggggtggggttgggggtggggcttgggggtgggtggggcttgggggggtggggcttgggggtggggtggggcttggggggtgggttgggggggtggggcttgggggggtggggttggggggtggggtggggctgggggggtggggtgaggcttgggggggtggggtggggcttgggggcgGGGCTTGAGGGGGTGGGGAttgggggtggggctggggcggggcttggggggtggggctggggggtggggtttggggggttggggtggggctggggggtgggtggggcttgggggggtggggcttgtggggtggggtgaggcttgggggggtggggcttgggggtagggctggggggtggggcttggggggtggggttggggggtggggtggggcttgggggggtggggctgggggggcggggcggggggtgggtaGGTATGGGGCAGGGTATAGGTTAGGGTGTGGGATGGGCTATAGGGGAGGTTATGGGGTGAGggatggggcaggctatggggcagggcatAGGATGTGCCATAGGACAGTTTATGGGGCAGGTTATGGGGCAGGTtatggggcagggacaggctatggggcaggaacaggctatggggcaggctatggggcagggctatggggcagggttatgggggctatggggcagggacaggctatggggcaggctatggggcagggctatgggacAGGGtgtgggggctatggggcaggctatggggcaggctatggggcagggtaTGGGGCAGGGttatgggggctatggggcagggacaggctatggggcaggctatggggcaggctatggggcagggctatggggcagggtgtgggggctatggggcaggctatggggcagggctatggggcagggacaggctatggggcaggctatggggcaggctatggggcagggtgtgggggctatggggcaggctatggggcagggctatggggcagggtgtgggggctatggggcagggctatggggcagggctatggggcaggctatggggcagggtgtgggggctatggggcgggctatggggcagggctatggtgcaggctatggggcagagacaggctatggggcagggtgtgggggttatggggcagggctatggggcagggtgtgggggctatggggcaggctatggggcagggacaggctatggggcagggtgtgggggttatggggcagggctatggggcagggctatggggcagggacaggctatggggcagggtgtgggggttatggggcagggctatggggcagggctatggggcagggacaggctatggggcagggcggGTTTctcacctgccccccccccggcggcCTTGGGCAGAACCCGGAGCAGTCggacgaggacgaggagaagAAGAGCCGGGATTCGGAAGGTGGGggtgcggggcgcgggcggggggcgcgggcggggcagggcggggcttgacccgcccctccccccccttcccccccccccccccctctccgcAGGCTCCACCTCTTCGtcctcggaggaggaggaggacgaggacggCGTCGGCGCCGCCGCCTTCCTGAAGAAGAAAGAGGCCGGCGGCGACGCCCGCGGGCGCTACCTGAAGAAGATGGAGGTGGGGCGGGAgctatggggcgggggggggggggggaggttatGGGGCTGCCCCCTAAGTCCTCCCCcgtggcaggaggaggatgaggaagaggagtcggaggaggaggaagattggGGCTCGTCCGATTCGGATACGGACTCGGAGTCGGACGAGGACGACGGCAAATACACGTCCCTGGCCTCCAAGTTTTTGAAAAAGTAGGGGGCTGCCCCCtaagtgtggggctggggggggggaggggcggacCGGCGTGACCCCTAACTTGTGGGGCCGGGCCCCATAGGGACGAGgataaaaaagggggggagaagaagCGGGAGGAGAAGGCGAAGAAGAAGCACGACCGCAAGAGCCGCCGctacgaggaggaggaggaggaggaaggcggcgAATGGGAGAAGGTCAAGGGGGGGGTGCCCCTGGTGAAGgtgaggcgggggcggggcccggggggggcgggggggcggggctgggccccCCGAGTGACCCCCCATTGGGTAGGAGAAGCCCAAGATGTTCGCCAAGGGGACGGAGATCACCCCCGCCGTGGTGGTGAAGAAGCTGAACGAGATCCTGCAGGCGCGGGGGAAGAAGGGGACGGACCGgtgagggggggggaggggcgggggggggaggggtggggggggtggggggatggggtggggggagggggggggtgggggggatggggggggaggggggatgtgggggtggggggagagtgagagggggacgccgtggggccgggggggggacgccgtggggccgtggggctgggagggggacaccgtggggctgaggggacgccgtggggctgAGGGGACGCCgtgggggctgaggggagatgccgtggggctgggggggggacgccgtggggcagggggggggacgccgtggggcaggggggatgctgtggggccCGGGTGGAcgccatggggctgggagggggacgctgtggggcagggggggggatgccgtggggctggggggggggacaccgtggggcggggggggacgccgtggggcaggggggatgctgtggggccCGGGTggacgccgtggggctgggagggggacgctgtggggcaggggggacgcCATGGGGCTGAAGGGGAGACCCTTTGGGGCTGTGAGGGAGatgccatggggctggggggacgccgtggggcagggagggagacgctgtgggctggggggggggacgccgtggggccAAGGGGATGCCATGGGGCTCAGAGGGGGACGCTGTGGGGCTGAAGAGGAGACGCCgaggggccgtggggcagggagggggccgcTGTGGGGCCGAGGGGacgccgtggggcgggggggggacgccGTGGGGACGCCGTGGGGCCGAGGGGACGCTGTGGGGacgccgtggggcggggggggggacgccgTGGGGACGCCGTGGGGCCGAGGGGACGCCGTggggacgccgtggggctgggagggggacaccgtggggccgtggggacgccgtggggctggggggggggacgccGAGGGGacgctgtggggcagggagggggccgcCGTGGGGACGCCGTGGGCCTGCCCCCCCAGGGCGGCGCAGAtcgagctgctgcagctgctggtggGCATCGCTAACGAGAACGAGCTGGGCGTGGCCCTGGAGGTGAAGATCAAGTTCAACATCATCGCCTCCCTCTACGACTACAACCCCAACCTGGCCACTTACATGAAGGTGCGGAgggcggggctcgggggggggggggcggggcctgagggGGCGTGGCGctgaggccccgcccccccgcagccggAGATGTGGCAGAAGTGCCTGGGCTGCATCGAGGAGCTGCTGGACGTCCTCTTCGCCCACCCGGAGATCTTCATCGGGGAGAACATCCTGGAGGAGTCGGAGAACCTGGCCAATCCCGAGCAggtggggcgggggaggggggcggggggcgggggaggggagttggggggtgggggagggggttgtggggcgggggagggggttggggggtgggggagggggttggggggcttggggggggagttggggggcttgGGAGGTGGTtgtgggcagaggaggggggtggggggcggggggaggggggtggggagcgggggggacgtagttgtggggctgggggagggggttgtggggtgggggagggggttgtgggggcggggggaggggagttgggggctggggagggggttgtgGGGCTGGAGAAGGTGGCTATGGCTCAGgagggtcacttatgggtccggggggtcacttatgggtctggggggtcacttatgggtctgggaggtcacttatgggtccaggcgtgtcacttatgggtcttgaagtgttACTTATGGGTccggggggtcacttatgggtcttgaagtgtcacttatgggtctggagAAGACACTTATGACTCAGGGGTGGCAGTTATGGGTCCGGGGGGTCAgttatgggtcttgaagtgtcacttatgggtctaggggggtcacttatgggcccagggggtcacttatgggtcttgaagtgtcacttatgggtctgggggaggcacttatgggtcttgaagtgtcacttatgggtctggggggtcacttatgggtccagggggtcacttatggggcttgaagtgtcacttatgggtctggggggtcacttatgggtctggggggtcacttatgggtccgggGTTGTCACTTACGGGTCTGGaggtgtcacttatgggtccgggggggtcacttatgggtctgggggatTAGCTGTGGGTCTTGAAGTGttacttatgggtctgggggtcacttatgggtcttgaaatgtcacttatgggtctgggggtgtcacttatgggtctcgaagtgtcacttatgggtccagtggggtcacttatgggtccggggggtcacttatgggtccaggggggtcacttatgggtccaggggggtcacttatgggtctggagAAGACCTTTATGACTTAGGAGTGGCAGTTATGGGTCCGGGGAGGCAGttatgggtctgggggggtcac is a window encoding:
- the LOC142077464 gene encoding LOW QUALITY PROTEIN: eukaryotic translation initiation factor 3 subunit C-like (The sequence of the model RefSeq protein was modified relative to this genomic sequence to represent the inferred CDS: inserted 1 base in 1 codon; deleted 1 base in 1 codon), whose protein sequence is MSRFFTTGSDSESESSVSGDELVTKPVGGNYSKPILLSEDEEDTKRVVRSAKDKRFEELTNLIRTIRNAMKIRDVTKCLEEFELLGKAYAKARSIVDKEGVPRFYVRILADLEDYLNELWEDKEGKKKMNKNNAKALSTLRQKIRKYNRDYESHIASYKQNPEQSDEDEEKKSRDSEGSTSSSSEEEEDEDGVGAAAFLKKKEAGGDARGRYLKKMEEEDEEEESEEEEDWGSSDSDTDSESDEDDGKYTSLASKFLKKDEDKKGGEKKREEKAKKKHDRKSRRYEEEEEEEGGEWEKVKGGVPLVKEKPKMFAKGTEITPAVVVKKLNEILQARGKKGTDRAAQIELLQLLVGIANENELGVALEVKIKFNIIASLYDYNPNLATYMKPEMWQKCLGCIEELLDVLFAHPEIFIGENILEESENLANPEQPYRVRGCILTLVERMDEEFTKIMQNTDXHSQEYVDHLKDEGRVCAIIARLQRYLQEKGTTEELCRVYLRRVLHTYYKFDYRAHRRGAGDPRARGEGEGQEEEEEEEEEEEDSAALMERLCKCLYAKDRTDRIRTCAILCHIYHHALHSRWYQARDLMLMSHLQDNIQHADPPVQILYNRTMVQLGICPPQTPPRPLPPTP